A section of the Budorcas taxicolor isolate Tak-1 chromosome 17, Takin1.1, whole genome shotgun sequence genome encodes:
- the FZD10 gene encoding frizzled-10 has translation MQRPGPRLWLVLQVMGSCAAISSMDMERPGDGKCQPIEIPMCKDIGYNMTRMPNLMGHENQREAAIQLHEFAPLVEYGCHGHLRFFLCSLYAPMCTEQVSTPIPACRVMCEQARLKCSPIMEQFNFKWPDSLDCSKLPNKNDPNYLCMEAPNNGSDEPARGSGMFPPLFRPQRPHSAQEHQLKDGGPGRAGCDNPGKFHHVEKSASCAPLCTPGVDVYWSRDDKRFAVVWLAVWSVLCFFSSAFTVLTFLIDPARFRYPERPIIFLSMCYCVYSVGYIIRLFAGAESIACDRDSGQLYVIQEGLESTGCTLVFLVLYYFGMASSLWWVILTLTWFLAAGKKWGHEAIEANSSYFHLAAWAIPAVKTILILVMRRVAGDELTGVCYVGNMDINALTGFVLIPLACYLIIGTSFILSGFVALFHIRRVMKTGGENTDKLEKLMVRIGVFSVLYTVPATCVIACYFYERLNVEYWKILATQHKCKMNNQTKNLDCLMATSIPAVEIFMVKIFMLLVVGITSGMWVWTSKTLQSWQNVCSRRFKKKSRRKPASVITSSGIYKKAQHPPKTHLGKYEIPAQPPTCV, from the coding sequence ATGCAGCGTCCGGGCCCCCGCCTGTGGCTAGTTCTGCAGGTGATGGGCTCGTGCGCTGCCATCAGCTCCATGGACATGGAGCGGCCGGGCGACGGCAAGTGCCAGCCCATCGAAATCCCGATGTGCAAGGACATTGGCTACAACATGACCCGCATGCCCAACCTGATGGGCCATGAGAATCAGCGCGAGGCCGCCATCCAGCTGCACGAGTTCGCGCCGCTGGTGGAGTACGGCTGCCACGGCCACCTCCGCTTCTTTCTGTGCTCCCTGTACGCGCCCATGTGCACCGAGCAAGTCTCCACCCCCATCCCCGCCTGCCGGGTCATGTGTGAGCAGGCCCGGCTAAAGTGCTCCCCGATCATGGAGCAGTTCAACTTCAAGTGGCCcgactccctggactgcagcaaacTCCCCAATAAGAACGACCCCAATTACCTGTGCATGGAGGCGCCCAACAACGGTTCGGACGAGCCCGCGCGGGGCTCGGGCATGTTCCCGCCGCTCTTCAGGCCGCAGCGACCCCACAGCGCGCAGGAGCACCAGCTGAAGGATGGGGGGCCGGGGCGAGCCGGCTGCGACAACCCGGGCAAGTTTCACCACGTGGAGAAGAGTGCGTCGTGCGCTCCGCTCTGCACGCCCGGCGTGGACGTGTATTGGAGCCGCGACGACAAGCGCTTCGCGGTGGTCTGGCTGGCTGTCTGGTCTGTGCTCTGCTTCTTCTCCAGCGCCTTCACCGTGCTCACCTTCCTCATCGACCCAGCGCGCTTCCGGTACCCCGAGCGCCCCATCATCTTCCTGTCCATGTGCTACTGCGTCTACTCGGTGGGCTACATCATCCGCCTCTTTGCGGGCGCCGAGAGCATCGCCTGCGACCGGGACAGCGGACAGCTCTATGTCATCCAGGAGGGCCTGGAGAGCACGGGCTGCACCCTGGTCTTCCTGGTCCTTTACTACTTCGGCATGGCCAGCTCCCTGTGGTGGGTGATTCTCACCCTCACCTGGTTCCTGGCCGCGGGCAAGAAGTGGGGCCACGAGGCTATCGAGGCCAACAGCAGCTACTTCCATCTGGCCGCCTGGGCCATTCCGGCCGTGAAGACCATCCTGATCCTGGTGATGCGCCGGGTCGCGGGGGACGAGCTGACCGGCGTCTGCTATGTGGGCAATATGGACATCAATGCTCTCACCGGCTTCGTGCTCATCCCCTTGGCCTGTTACCTCATCATCGGCACTTCCTTTATTCTCTCCGGCTTCGTGGCCCTTTTCCACATCCGGAGGGTGATGAAAACGGGTGGGGAGAACACGGACAAACTCGAGAAGCTCATGGTGCGGATTGGGGTCTTCTCCGTGCTCTACACGGTGCCGGCCACTTGTGTGATTGCCTGCTACTTTTACGAACGCCTCAACGTGGAGTACTGGAAAATCCTGGCCACGCAGCACAAGTGCAAAATGAACAACCAGACTAAAAACCTGGACTGTCTGATGGCCACCTCCATTCCAGCAGTGGAGATCTTCATGGTGAAGATTTTCATGCTGCTGGTGGTGGGCATCACCAGTGGCATGTGGGTCTGGACATCTAAGACTCTGCAGTCCTGGCAGAACGTTTGCAGCCGCAGGTTCAAGAAAAAGAGCCGGAGAAAACCGGCCAGCGTGATCACCAGCAGTGGAATTTACAAAAAAGCCCAGCATCCCCCCAAAACCCATCTGGGGAAATATGAAATCCCTGCCCAGCCTCCCACCTGTGTGTAA